The Drosophila sechellia strain sech25 chromosome 2L, ASM438219v1, whole genome shotgun sequence region CTGCGCCGGCCATGCATGACCAATTTCCAATTGTGCCAAGTGTCAAGAGTGGGTCCCGAGTGTAATGCCATCATGTTTAGTTAGTTATGCACTTTTGTCTGCTGCTGTAGTGCCCCCATTCGTGAATTCCAACATTGTGATTTCGGGCCAGGACATTGCCAAAGTTTCGGACTCTCCTGACTTTTGTTTGCGTGAAATGGGGCAGGGGAGAGTTTAGCCAACTCATAAATAGGAGATGGTTCTAGTTTAGCACTTCTGGGAGTATGGGAATCTGTGGTCTTTTTGGAGCTAATGGAGGACACTTGTTCTAATCATCACATCACATTTGATAGATTGTTTCGCGAAATGCGATTGAACAATTGAAATATTCCATGTTATCATTGCACtaaagtaaatattttcttgGTATTAGCTACTCTGTTGCTAAAAATACATTCAATTTTCACTATTAAATGTATTtgttaaatgaaatgaaatttttaatcCATAAAGGTAGTCATATTACAATCTCATCCTTGCTCAAAGTAAACTGTTTACCTTGGATATTATCCCGAGCAAAAGCACTCTCTTTTCCATCTCCattggaaatattttcatttccccCTCTCTACTTTTCCCTACCTAGTGGCAGGCTGCCACCCACTTTTAATAATGTGGAATAAAAACGCCTTTCAGTGAAGTTTTTTCGGAGAATTGGAAAAAGTTCCCCCGTAAACTTTGGCTCCACAAAACGTCAGGCTTTAATGACAACCACCAACCACCAGCCACCGCACTCGCACGCACTCGACAGGTTGAATTATACTTATTTCTTGTAGTTTCATAGAGAGTCGACTCGGTCTTTGGCTTTTATGGTGCAAGTTGTTCTCGGTTTCTGCTCCCGCCCTCCAGGTTGGTAGCTCACAAAAGACGGAAAAACAAActaataaaagtaaaacacACACGGACAGGGGCAGGAACATGGACACGGACAAGGATATGGACAGGGATACGGACATCGACACGGATACGGACACGGACACAGACAGAGACGGAGGCTATGGACTTCAATAAATGAGTGGGGGAAGATAGGAGAGAATCGCAAGTCGACAACAAGTAAACTGACTGGAAGAACAAAGGATCTACTACATAGAATCAACTTGCAAAGTACACTTGGATACAAAATATCTAGGTACTTTTCAACTCAGGTTTAAAAACAGGTAAGGAAATGATTAGGACATTTCTTAATAATATGACGAGTGAATGAAATGTAATAACCCCTAATGTGTTTTTGAGTATCTGCCCTTTTTTAAACACCACCTTCTGCCTAAAGTTTCTTGGAGTGCACGTCCAACTGGCCGTGATAATAACGCTGTGGTCAGTCGGTGGTCGATCAAGGGGAGTCCGATGTGGACGGGTTCATCACGTCACTTACAATTCAATCCCTGCATGGACATGGCCGACAGTTCGGCTGACGATGACTGGCCGGGCTCCACACCCTCCTCCAACGCGTCCTTCAGCTGGGACATCGGCGGGAACATGGTCGATGACATATTAAGTACTTCTTGGTATCTGCTCCTCGTTTGCGTTGCGAATAATGCTGGCAATGATGACGCCGGCGATGTGGTGGTCGATGTGGTTGGGGCCGGCGATGAGCTCGATTCCGAGGAGGGTTCCATTGTGGTCGTCCTTGTTGTGGTTGCTGTTAGCTGGGATCTCTGCGTGGTGGACGAGGTGGCTGTCGGGCGCACATCATACGCCGGGGTATTCGTGTAAAGCTGGGGATTAACTTGCTCCTGCATCAAACAATAGTCGACGCACTGATGCACGGCCAATTCCAGCTCCGGCTCCTCTGGACATTCTCGACTCGGACACGGCGACCACCAGACCTGCGGAGCAAAATGCCGGAGAAAAAAGAGGTGAGGAAGAGACAAAAGCATGTATTGGAAATTAGAAATGGGTAAAGGATTTGTGCAAGCGCGGGATAGCAAAGGCTCCCTGCATCCCTGAACATTTGCTCGGATTCTTTACATCGATTGCTTGAGCTTCCAGTAAGCTTAGCTCATTGTATTTGCACCCAAGCGGTACGATATGTGAAAACATTGCTAAGGTATTTACTGCGACATTCTATTCCTATCCCTATCCATTTTAAAGTAACGCAGTAAGCTTTCAGAACACACTCCTCGCTGTCACCCTTTAGTTTCCTCAGTACTAATCCACCAAGCTATAGGTAGGTCATCCAACCCTGTAAGCTGAGAAACCCACAATGTCCTCTGTGCCGGCCAAGTCGTGGGGCATTCAGTTTCGCGAAGTGGTCAACTCGCCCTATGTCATAATCGCGCTGACCTGTGTCCTGGGATACGTGGCCTATATAAAGACCAGACGCCAGCGTGGAACCTACGACGATGAGGACTACGAGAAGGAAGGGCATCGCAAGCTGCCGAATCCATTGACTGGACTTCGTCTGAACCGGAAGCAGTTGGCCAAGTACAACTCAGCGCATCCGGATAAAATTTACTTGGTGGCTCTCCGCGAAGTGATCTTTGATGTCTCGAGTGCCGAGCATATTTTTGGGCCTGGAGGCGAGCATAACAAGCTAACGGGAACCGAAATTTcgaatttcataaaaaaacaAGCGATATTCATGATGCGTGACCCTAACTCCAATTTCGAGGAATGGAAAATGATTCTGGAAGACTTCTTCTATCCGGCTGGTACACTTATCGACTTTGAAAAAGATCTGACTACTGATGGTGAGGATAAAATGGACTCAATAGTTGAAGAATCAGGCGAGGAAGATAAAAGTGGTCATGGGGAGCAGAAGATGGAGCCGGAAACAGAGCCGGCAATCGAGCTTGATTCTAAAATAGAGGTTCTGATTCCCGAAATCCCTGACATACATTTGGGCCCAGCAGATGATCCCATAAACTCTGATTGCGATTCTCTTCGCACTGCCTACGATTTTCCACCAGGTCAGGATGATCGCGCGGATGAAGAAGATGACGAAGATGGGGATGAGGATAAAAAAGATGTGGATGGTGAGGAAACCTTGGTTGAAGTTGGCCAGGGGGATCGTAGTGCCAGTCCCAGCAAGAATGAAAGCATAACAGATGGGACCCTCGACGACACCATATGGAATGACACAGATGTAACGATGATTGCCAATTTTTAAACATCCTCATCTTCATACGCCGCCCATTGAAATCCAGTCAAAAGTGGCACTTAACCCATCATAAGCTCCCATATATGAACTTAAGCTGTTAGCCGTAataacacaaacacaaatgaATACCTCTCGGATTTTATGTGTATCTGCATTCACAGCACTTACACTGTAATCAATGCTTTTTACGCATTCCCAAATTATGTATAGCTAAAGATTCGATAGGGATTTCTAATGTATTGCTATGTAATGAAAGGGTTAACGTGTCAGATTAGTGTTATCTTTGAATGTTTTCCTGTGAGTATTTTTCTCGCAGTTTACGGCCTGCGGCTATGTGTTCGTGCTCCCGCATATATCCGTTACCAATTTTAATGCGAATTCAATAAGGCTCTGCGAAGGGCTGCAGGGGGCGGGTTGATTGGGCGCCCGCCTGCAataataaaatggtaatttcCGTTCACTGCCGTCGTCGTCAAATAAATTTATGCCAAACGGCAAACCGAACTCGGCTCTATAATGGCATAAAATAGTAAACCGCAAGCAACAGGACATGGCCAGTGGAACAGGACACGGGATGTGCTACATGAGAATCCTGCTCCTGTTCCAAGGATGCTGATGTCCGTGGAACGTGCAGAGTGAACACAAATGAAGCCATAAGATGCGTTTGCATGCCCTCTTGCCAGCAAAGTGCTCTAACAAGGGGTACGTATCCTTACAAGGGTGAACTGCCATTAACAATCCATTACACATTGGTTTATGTATCTATGTAGTGACCCTGTAGGGTATTGCGTATTCGACAAGTCTAGCTCGTCACTTCCCCTGCTTGCTGCAGCCATTTTAATGGTGTTATTGTATTTTATGGGCAcatcataaatacaaattcaatATACGCCCGTGCCAAGTGGCGAATGCTGGGTGGAATTGGCCGCCACTGGATGCGTGTGTGCGTATCGTTCAGGCACACACATTCGTGAAATGAGGCGAGTGCTGGGTCGTACTTTGGCCAAGGGCCAAGCATCCAGGACCAAGGAGCCaggaccaaggaccaaggacccGGAATCTCCCCCAAAATAACAGTTCCATTGCGTTTCATTACGGCTAACGGCAATGGCTCTAGTGCGACTGCGAttgcgtgtgtgagtgtgagcaCTAGAGAGATttcagtgtgtgtgcgagtgtgcatTCGTGTTGGTGTTTTAGTGCGACTTAAGTGCTAGCAAAACGACACTAAGATAAATGTACGTGATACACATCCACGGACACGAAACACTCACACTACCACTCGGAAAAATCCATAAGCTTTTGCACAACAAAACAGAGGAAATACATTTGTCTACCATTAAGTAGGTTGGCTTTCACCTTCTGCGACTCtttgaaataacaaaaacgtGTGTTTTTTAATACTAGCAAAATACTTTTACATACCCAAACAAACCACatgtttttctttcttattcGATGGCAAAATAGCTAGCAGAATATGGAGGAGCATAAATTGAATCGGCCATGACAAAAAATACTGCTCCGTGTTTGTGTCATTCAATTACTTCTAGACATCTGAATTTGAGggaattatttagttttaccATAACAAGATTTTCTGTTAGTGCTTGTAAACCTGATGTGCATTCGGCCAAAGTGGATTCTTGCCACCGTCTAGAAGTTGTAGAAGAGCCCCGAAATCTCCCCCACTCGGAAAATCTTGTAGTTGCTTCTGGTGAGCTGTTTCTAATGCGTTCCATTCGCTTGCTGGCTGTCAGGCtgcgttgctgctgctgtcattttctattttccatttccattcgaaTTTGTTTAGCCTCGGCCCGCTCTCAAACGCAAGGGCCCTTCGGCTTCGTTTTACCATAATATCCCAGTCATGCGGATGGCCCCGCCCCTTTCCACAGCCCGCCTGCTCGTCCATAATTCGATTTATGTAAAACTCTTGTAGTCCTGCAGTCCTGCGACTGCTGCAATTTGCTGCCAGTGCTCAAGAGCTGCTTGTGTCCGAATGCAATTGGCAAAAGGTGTGAGGCCCAGGCTGTCAAGCTGCTCTCCCCACTGACTCCATAAAGAATGCAGTATCGGGGGAATTGAACGGAGCTGAACTCGGTCGAACACCTCGGGGAAGGCTGTGCTCCACATCTGCACATCCATTCCCTAAATCTCTTGCTGGCAGCCGTAAAGCTTGTACTCAAATTTGTTATGCCACATCTGACCGGCTTACAGGACCCACAGGACCCGAAGGACACGCAATAACATCGGAGCCCCAAAGCCAGAGTCAGAGTCGTTTGCATTGATACGATCATAAGCATAAAGCGGGCACACACATATATCGATATCAATAAAAAGGAAACGCTGGGGGAAATCACAGAAATTCTGCTACGGCATACATAACCCTTAGCCCCGCCGCCCCTCCCAGCTGGCATGacatttatttgctttatttcgatGATTTTACATGACGCAAATTTATGCACAAATGCAGATAGAACCAGGAGCGGAACCGAACCAGCGACGGCAAAAAGAACAGAGACCGGAAAAAAGTAAATGGAAAGGGGATGATTCCAGCTGCTGCACTCACAGGGTGACAGAAAACATGTGCACTCGAAAAATACGTTTTCTCACATTCGCCTGTGTAAAAAATGGTATTACACAGATTGTTTACAGATTTAAAGTAACTACATTTTTATCTGAAGGTTTAAAAGGCTTAATTTGTCAGAACATAAAGACATATTCCGGGCTAAAAACCTCCCTGACTGAAATGTCGTGTTCtgttaaaaatttatttaatacatttaatatttaatgatcGGGTTACTGTAAACTGTAAACTGGCGAAGAACTAAATCAAACCTATTGAGCTCCTTGGTCCTCCCTAGTCGAATGTCAAATCACTAGAATAAAGGAATAACCACCGAGTCTGGTGCTCCGcgcgtatacgtaatgctGCGCTGTTCTGTGTACGTGCGCACATCGTCGCATTGCGTACCCGCCgcgtgtgcgtttgtgtgtgcgcCAGCATGTGGCAAGTTGCTGGGAGCCCAGAAATCAGCAGGAAGTTACCAAACGGAACGAAGCATCTCGCTGTTTTCCGCAGAATCGCTCCACGCGGCAACGTGCACGCAttagatacacacacacagacacttCACGCCTGTGTGCGGTTGTGTTTGTGCGTGGAGTGTTGGCGTGGGTGTGTTGCATGTGGCAACATAATGTTGCCACTGCCTCGAATAAATGCCGGCTTTTATGTAGTTCTCCTCTGCCGCATCGTTGGCTCCTGCGTTCCCTCCAAAATAGAGACGTGCCGTGACTGAAGTGAGGCCATTGTGAGGAGTGGAAAGAGGACTTAAAGCGGTTTCGAATGGCTAAGGGGATGCCGAAGATTTTTGGCAACTCACACGCAACAACTGCCATTGAAAATACTCTTGGCTGGCTGGAATGAATTCGCTACTCAAAATATAGCACACTTAGAGTTGAATTGGAATTACAGCTGCCCAGAATGTGAATATATATCGTTTAATACTAGAAGACAACCTCGCAGAGGGGTACAGACTAAATACTTAATCGTAGGCGATTTAAACGTTTTGGGCgtgatttaaatattaaattacatCAAGTAACTACACTTCCGTACTGATGACATATTCAGATCCCCTCACATGTGTCCTTTACTTTGCTCAATGTGCAGTTAAAGTCATCAGAAAAGTGCAGAGCGGTTTAAACTCGAGACTGGTAAAGTGGGTGCGGAAAAGGCAGGGTAACCGTGAAATAAGCGCATTAAAATAGTACAGCGCAACAGCTGTTTTCCCCGAAGCAGCAGAATAATGCATCCTGGAACTTTCGCCGCTGGGGAGAACTGCGAGAACCGAGGTTGGAAAACCGCAGCCACATCATTTTTAGCTCTTAACTAAACAAGCGTCTAAAGATATTTGCCCACGCACCTCAACCGCAGCCCCCTAAGCAGATTACAGTCATCGCCAAACATTCAAACTGATTGAAACAAAGGTGGAGCCCTTTAATCGATTGCAGCTGCAGATTTCATCAGTCTTTAGTGTGTACAGCAAACAAAGAGGGTCgtttaatattaataagtGCAACTAATGGCTTCTGATTGCATCATGCCAAATTATGCGACAATTGTGAAGTTTtatgctgctgttgttgggaTATTAAACTGTCATATTAGGCAGAAGGAGTTGGAGTATTTTTGCAGTGGAAGAACTTACCTCGATGTCGCCGCTGTCTGGATGTCTCAATACGAACGCCGATGGCACCACGCCCGGAATCTCCTGCTGCGGAATAAAGAGCAGCGAGTGGTGGAAAATCGCATTCAGGAGCAGACTCATCACAACGACCGGTTTGTATTTGCCAAATTTGTCAACGAGGAAGCCTGCGGGGAGCCGGGGAAAATGGCATCAGTATGGGAAAATGTAAGCGAGATTGCTGTAAGACGTTGGAAACTGCATCGTCGGGCGTGTAAATCCAATACTTGGCTCCTCAAAGCAACTTGACTGCCATTTGATTGGTTGCTGGCAGCTCGAATGCGGTTTAAGTTGGATTTGACACACCGAGGAGGCAAGCCGAGTAGCTGCCACATTCCTGCATTTTGTCAATACACAAAAGGTTATACCCGCCGCGCTTTATTATGGAaacacatatatttaaatcTCCCGCTTAAGAACTTTAAATGATTATTACGCTCACTACTATAAGTACTTCAAATTTTATGTTTCGTTTCCAAACTTTCCAAACTCCTTGCTGGCCATTTTATTCGCTCGTTCGTCTCGAACTCGTTTCACTTTTATCGCCTCCAATGCCATTAAATGCGACTATCAAGCTCGATTATAATGCAAGTTGGATGATCGAAATTTTGATGTCGCAACTTTACGAGAGCGTTTTCACTTAGCgcacattttatattttttcgcAGCTTTCATGTGCGGCAATACGAGCAGCTTTATGCACTTGCCACACCCCCACTTTCTGTGCCACGCTGCATCGCCCACAACATTTGTCTGTAGCGAGTGTCCacataaaatgtttaaaaccTTCGCTGTCGCCAACATTTCATACcgcaaatgcattttttttaatgcGAAAGCAAATAATAAGAGCCCACGAATCGCGCTGCACAAAAGGAGCAGAGTGCAACCAACCACACGATGGGGCACTTCACATACAGACATTCAGAGGAGAGCAACAGAACTCTGTTTAATTGTCATTTAAACTGCAAGTGAATTAAATTATTCGCACTCGTACGGAAAAGTGGCCTAAAAAATATTGGGCGTGGAAAAAACTCGCTCCGAGGGTGGATAAAACCAATCAAATGTCCGCTGTGCGgttgaataaataatataaataaatgtatatgttTGCGCAGCGCGGatatttggaaataaatcaCATAGGCCCaatcgattgatttcacaATAAAGTCGTTCTTAAGTTTCTTGGGCAAATGCTCGGTGTTTCCATCAAAGTGCTAACTTTAATAACGAACGAAAGCGAGTGCACTGCACTCGTCGGCGAATCTCGCTTGGCTTCACCTTGGTTCGTTCTTGCTCTCGTTTTCATGCCCGGGCAATCAAACAAAgcaaacttttaattaaaacccaCGCAGCAGGCTAATGAAAGTGCATTAAGACAATTAACCGCCGATCCCGAACCACTCACCTGTTATGGGCGGGCTGAGGAAGGTGGTGAACGGCAGGGCCAGGTAGATGATGGCAATCTCCTCCACCGTGAGTCCAATCGACTGCATGTGAATCGTGAGGTAGGGCAGCAGGGATGAGGTCGCTGCAAGGACAAGGGAGTGCggattattatattattatgcgAATTATTGCCGCTGACGAGCAGAACTTAATCACCGACAGGAAATGGCTCAGACGCAGTGATGGAGTTTCCAGGCGAAGGTACTTGCAAAATGTGGCAATTATGTGGGGGATGAAAGGGAATTAGAATGGCCTCAAAATGCATAATTCGATGATGGGTAGAAAAAAGCTCATTGCCGTCTTCAATTTAATAACATTGTCATTATCTTTACGTATTGCACAGAATTAAATGACACGAGTAATTAAATGACACAAAGAGTGTTCACACATGaacacgaatatatttaaagacttacaattttgggctccgttcatatcttatgtaaatgaatcgagagcgataaattatatttaggattttgttatctaaggcgacatgggtgcattgctcaaaaacatgtgcacactacatgagtcagtcacttgagatcgttccccgcctcctaaaatagtcccttagcgggagaccacagataaggtcctcgccgctcaagataggcagatgtgcccgagcgtgggacctcgataaggcggggactatttacttaggcctctgcgtaggccatttactttaagatgcgattctcatgtcacctagttaaaccgaagatatttccaaataaaatcagtttcttacaaaaactcaacgagtaaagtcttcttatttgggattttacaAAGAGAGTCATTAAATTAGCaagtttaattaattaaagcaaCGAATTTTGTGTGTATATACTACAATTAGTTAAAGTACAtgttaaacaataaaaaaaaaaaacttgatttATTATTTAGGCATGGTCGGGTAATTCTGTAATGTGTATTTTCTTAAGTCAACTATGGCACATAAATCGCTTTATTCATGGCCTTCAAATGAGACACGGCGGAACTGAAATCGAAAACGCAGATATTACCCTGCGTTTCAATAATTTATGAACATTAACGCGTCACGTGGCTGCAGTCAAAAGGGAGGCGCAACCGAGGGAAATAATGGCGGCAAATTGGGCGAAACGGGGCAGCAGTCACATTCCCAATTTGGCCCGGCCGCCACTTCATTCCACAGCCTTGACCAATTTGAATGTAAACACGCCAAGGATGCCGGGCACGTaaggatgtgtgtgtgcgcgtgaGAAAAGTGCGTGTCctgaatgaaatgaaatgaaattcgTTTGTTAGAGTGCACTTAACACGCGGCCTCGGAGAACGGCGGCTTGAATTCGCTTTACAGCTCCTCCTGCATCACATACACACGGTATACCGTACTATACTATAAAAAGCGAGTATTCTTGAAGAACTTatgcaaaagaaaacaatttttCATTAGTTACTATTACAGCGTAGAAACAAGCCAATGCCTTGAATAAGCTACATTTCTTCTGACTCAGCTTAACAAAACCCCCGTTGTCAACGAGTCGTATGCGTGATATCTGTAAACTGACCAACTCCGAAGTATATATGCCTTGCAAAGCCGTGacgttttttgtttctttgccAGCTGGATGAAAAACGGTGATAAGAGGTGATTTCTAATTGGTTTTTAATGATACATTGTGCACATTACTCACCGCCATACATCACGAAAAGGGTTATCTTCAGCATTATCAGGTTGGGATTGATGCCGCGCCGCTGGCAGAACTCTCCGAATCGCGACAGCTCCACTTTTTCCGATGCCGCCGGATC contains the following coding sequences:
- the LOC6617419 gene encoding uncharacterized protein LOC6617419; translated protein: MSSVPAKSWGIQFREVVNSPYVIIALTCVLGYVAYIKTRRQRGTYDDEDYEKEGHRKLPNPLTGLRLNRKQLAKYNSAHPDKIYLVALREVIFDVSSAEHIFGPGGEHNKLTGTEISNFIKKQAIFMMRDPNSNFEEWKMILEDFFYPAGTLIDFEKDLTTDGEDKMDSIVEESGEEDKSGHGEQKMEPETEPAIELDSKIEVLIPEIPDIHLGPADDPINSDCDSLRTAYDFPPGQDDRADEEDDEDGDEDKKDVDGEETLVEVGQGDRSASPSKNESITDGTLDDTIWNDTDVTMIANF